One window of the Pyrinomonadaceae bacterium genome contains the following:
- a CDS encoding NAD+ synthase: MRVTIGQINTTNGDCEGNVGRILNAIKRAKKDRSDLVVFPEVTIQGYTSFDWFLDPDVVRHALDPLTKIIEATDGITAIVGTVRPSDQPTGRRLFNSAAVIRDRKLIGFADKTLLPEYDVFDDPRYFEPARERRLFDLDLDVCSPANPTGRGSDATKVGIAVCEDFWNDKTFWKERLYQNDPAQELIEMGANLLVSINASPFNKGKMRVRCDMVSHRAKTARVPIVFVNLIGANDGIIFDGASIISDAEGRIVLQAPPFEEFVETVELECGVPDARCLSGDDTDTVRQALVLGIRDYASKNGFSKAVFGLSGGIDSTLVAALACEAIGPENVLAVMMPSPYSSRSSIDDSVELSRRLGMTVIERPINDAFDALRNELDLPEAGKTTDRALEIAVENLQSRLRGNILMTMSNAEGRLLLSTGNKSELALGYCTLYGDTNGGLAVLGDVLKTEVYELARLYNREREIIPESIINKRPSAELAPGQFDDQSLPPYDKLDPVLKLYFEQKQSPEEIVAAGHEPALVYDILNRVESPANEFKRRQLPPTLIISRNAIGIGRRRPISHRYRRDQRSWCAGVVGQA, translated from the coding sequence ATGCGCGTCACCATCGGCCAGATCAATACGACCAACGGAGATTGCGAAGGAAACGTCGGGCGAATCCTCAACGCGATTAAACGGGCAAAGAAGGATCGATCCGATCTCGTCGTCTTTCCTGAAGTAACAATCCAGGGTTACACGTCGTTTGATTGGTTTCTCGATCCGGACGTCGTTCGGCATGCGCTCGATCCCCTGACCAAAATCATTGAAGCGACGGATGGCATTACGGCGATCGTCGGTACAGTCCGTCCGAGCGACCAGCCGACGGGCCGCCGGCTATTCAACTCGGCCGCGGTGATTCGCGATCGGAAGTTGATCGGTTTCGCCGACAAAACGCTTTTGCCGGAGTACGACGTCTTCGACGATCCGCGTTATTTCGAACCTGCGCGTGAACGGCGTCTCTTTGATCTGGACCTCGATGTTTGCTCGCCCGCGAACCCGACAGGTCGGGGTTCCGACGCGACCAAAGTCGGCATTGCCGTCTGCGAAGACTTTTGGAATGACAAGACGTTCTGGAAGGAGCGGCTCTATCAAAACGATCCGGCGCAAGAGCTCATTGAGATGGGCGCGAACCTTCTGGTTTCGATCAACGCGTCGCCCTTCAATAAAGGCAAGATGCGCGTGCGTTGCGACATGGTTTCGCATCGCGCGAAGACTGCACGCGTCCCGATTGTCTTTGTAAACCTGATCGGCGCGAATGACGGAATCATCTTCGACGGCGCCAGCATAATTTCCGATGCGGAAGGCCGAATCGTCCTGCAGGCGCCGCCGTTCGAAGAATTCGTTGAGACGGTCGAGCTTGAGTGCGGCGTTCCCGATGCGCGTTGCCTGTCGGGCGATGACACCGACACCGTGCGTCAGGCGCTGGTGCTCGGGATTCGCGATTACGCGAGCAAGAATGGCTTCAGCAAGGCGGTATTCGGGCTGTCGGGCGGCATTGATTCGACTCTGGTTGCCGCGCTCGCGTGTGAAGCGATCGGGCCGGAAAACGTGCTGGCCGTGATGATGCCATCACCCTACAGTTCTCGCTCAAGCATTGACGATTCAGTTGAACTTTCGCGACGGCTCGGAATGACAGTAATCGAACGGCCGATCAACGACGCGTTTGACGCATTGCGGAACGAGCTTGACCTGCCGGAAGCCGGCAAGACAACCGACCGCGCGCTCGAGATTGCCGTCGAGAATCTGCAGTCGCGTCTGCGTGGAAATATTCTGATGACAATGTCGAATGCCGAAGGCCGGCTGTTGCTTTCGACCGGCAACAAGTCTGAGCTGGCCCTCGGTTACTGCACGCTGTATGGCGACACTAATGGCGGCCTCGCGGTGCTGGGCGACGTGCTTAAGACGGAAGTTTACGAGCTGGCGCGGCTATACAATCGCGAACGCGAAATCATTCCTGAATCAATTATTAACAAGCGGCCGTCAGCCGAGCTGGCGCCGGGCCAATTTGACGATCAGTCTTTGCCGCCGTACGACAAACTCGACCCGGTGCTGAAGCTTTATTTCGAGCAGAAACAATCGCCGGAAGAGATCGTGGCCGCCGGTCACGAGCCTGCGCTGGTTTACGACATTCTCAATCGTGTCGAATCGCCGGCCAACGAGTTTAAGCGGCGGCAGTTGCCACCCACACTTATCATTTCGCGAAACGCGATTGGCATCGGACGCCGCCGGCCGATCAGCCATCGTTATCGCCGTGACCAAAGATCGTGGTGCGCCGGTGTGGTTGGGCAAGCCTAA
- a CDS encoding inosine/xanthosine triphosphatase, whose amino-acid sequence MSTRQSPRTRIERIALGSDRAAKIMAVRASIARIAEIDSGWRDASVVARPVKTDAPAMPLTDWELMSGARQRALAVRDQLVQQRLEVDLYVGLEGGFHSISVEGEWHTFLRGWAYATDGERGSFGMSPSIEVPDAIVKDVIEGKRELGIVIDDFAGVRDVRSKQGAWGVLSRDLITRSMSFEAALIAAFAPFYNRRLYAPE is encoded by the coding sequence ATGTCAACTCGACAATCGCCACGAACAAGAATTGAAAGAATCGCGCTTGGTTCAGACCGGGCGGCGAAGATTATGGCCGTGCGCGCCAGCATCGCGCGCATCGCCGAAATCGACAGCGGATGGCGCGACGCGAGCGTCGTGGCGCGGCCGGTGAAAACGGACGCTCCGGCCATGCCGCTCACGGATTGGGAGTTGATGAGTGGCGCGCGCCAACGCGCGTTGGCGGTGCGCGACCAACTGGTGCAGCAGAGGCTCGAGGTGGATCTGTACGTCGGTCTTGAAGGTGGGTTCCATTCAATCTCGGTCGAAGGCGAGTGGCACACGTTTCTGCGTGGATGGGCGTACGCGACTGATGGCGAGCGCGGCAGCTTTGGGATGTCGCCGTCGATCGAAGTGCCGGACGCGATCGTTAAGGACGTAATAGAGGGGAAGCGTGAATTAGGAATCGTGATCGACGACTTTGCCGGTGTGCGCGATGTGCGAAGCAAACAAGGCGCATGGGGCGTGTTGTCGCGCGACTTGATTACTCGCTCGATGAGCTTCGAAGCGGCATTGATCGCGGCCTTCGCACCGTTTTACAACCGACGGTTGTACGCACCTGAGTAA
- a CDS encoding LeuA family protein: MSVSELIYDWNTIEPQLQKPGRHIGFDDETLRDGLQSPSVCEPPVEKKIELLHLMDALGIDTADIGLPGAGGTHAAGVEAMAREIVDKKLKIRPNCAARTHRNDIIPIAEISQRAGIAIEACTFIGSSPIRFYAEEWTLDKLLKLTEEAVTLAVSEGLPVMFVTEDTTRADPETIRALYTTAIRCGARAVCVCDTVGHATPDGAREVVKFVRGIIDEQGEKIRLDWHGHQDRGLGVINTIAAIQGGADQVHGSALGMGERVGNTPMDQLLVNLKLMGWINNDLTRLREYCDKAAEACQWTVPLNYPVFGKDAFRTATGVHAAAVIKSYRKGDTELADLIYSGVPAGLFGLKQVIEVGPMSGKSNVVYWLESRGLEASDDRVNRIYEHAKGASSVLSEEELNALV, from the coding sequence ATGTCGGTCTCAGAATTAATCTACGACTGGAACACGATCGAGCCGCAACTGCAAAAGCCGGGGCGTCACATTGGCTTTGATGATGAAACGTTGCGCGACGGATTGCAGTCGCCGTCCGTGTGCGAACCGCCGGTCGAAAAGAAGATCGAGCTGCTGCATTTGATGGATGCCCTGGGCATCGACACGGCGGACATCGGCCTGCCGGGCGCGGGCGGAACTCATGCGGCCGGCGTTGAAGCCATGGCGCGCGAAATTGTTGATAAGAAGCTGAAGATTCGACCCAACTGCGCCGCCCGCACGCACCGTAATGACATCATTCCCATTGCCGAAATTTCTCAGCGCGCGGGCATTGCGATCGAGGCGTGCACATTTATCGGCTCATCACCGATTCGGTTTTACGCTGAAGAGTGGACGTTGGACAAGCTTTTGAAGTTGACGGAAGAGGCCGTGACCCTCGCGGTCAGCGAAGGGTTGCCGGTGATGTTCGTCACCGAAGACACGACCCGGGCGGATCCGGAAACGATTCGCGCGCTTTACACGACGGCAATTCGCTGCGGCGCGCGCGCCGTCTGCGTCTGCGACACAGTCGGTCACGCCACACCCGACGGCGCCCGCGAAGTCGTGAAGTTTGTGCGCGGAATCATCGATGAACAGGGTGAGAAGATTCGGCTGGACTGGCACGGCCATCAGGATCGCGGCCTCGGCGTAATCAATACCATCGCGGCAATTCAAGGCGGCGCCGATCAAGTCCACGGTTCGGCACTCGGCATGGGCGAACGCGTCGGCAACACGCCGATGGATCAGCTGCTCGTGAATCTGAAGCTAATGGGCTGGATCAATAACGACCTTACGCGCCTGCGCGAATACTGCGACAAGGCGGCGGAAGCGTGCCAGTGGACGGTGCCGTTGAACTATCCGGTATTTGGCAAGGATGCATTTCGCACGGCGACGGGCGTCCACGCTGCGGCCGTGATTAAGAGTTACCGGAAAGGCGACACCGAACTCGCCGATCTGATTTACTCAGGTGTGCCGGCGGGACTGTTCGGACTCAAGCAAGTCATCGAAGTTGGCCCCATGAGCGGCAAATCCAATGTCGTGTACTGGCTGGAAAGTCGTGGCTTAGAAGCCAGCGACGATCGCGTCAATCGAATCTACGAACACGCCAAGGGTGCTTCTTCGGTCTTAAGCGAAGAGGAACTGAACGCGCTCGTATAA
- a CDS encoding DUF4388 domain-containing protein: MSLTGELSDLSLAELIEFFCNQRKTGRLKVTYSVGEGYFYLKSGAVIHASFGDLRGVDAVHFALTQSTASFTFSAEFDAPEHSINQPWTSVVLEGLRRMDEGIVPPQPSAASLKQTPKTAPPAPTFTEVPKTAPPAAVESVSAPLPVKAQPSKKNSTDSPDDVKAFGVLLSGTDHNAFTRRRWHPALIVTAVFLLIAGVGIPWALYTRQQAARKASEPTTATVTTPTPVETPTPDETQLEVAPATESSTDTEAAELARRQREARLRERARLEQESAAKGTSAAAQPGNPAPPASNKRVTVQVTYDENGRVTAASGGDANALRIARQKRFPPGKPGSATITIPIN; the protein is encoded by the coding sequence ATGTCACTCACCGGAGAACTTAGCGACCTTTCGCTCGCCGAACTAATCGAATTCTTTTGCAACCAGCGAAAAACTGGTCGGCTGAAAGTGACCTATTCCGTCGGTGAGGGTTACTTCTACCTTAAGTCAGGCGCCGTCATTCACGCGAGTTTCGGTGATCTGCGCGGCGTCGACGCGGTCCACTTCGCGTTAACGCAGTCCACCGCGTCGTTCACCTTCAGTGCTGAGTTCGATGCTCCGGAACATTCGATCAATCAACCCTGGACTTCTGTGGTGCTCGAAGGTCTGCGGCGAATGGATGAAGGCATCGTTCCTCCGCAGCCGTCGGCAGCCAGTCTGAAGCAGACTCCGAAAACGGCACCACCGGCACCCACTTTCACGGAAGTTCCTAAAACGGCACCCCCCGCAGCTGTTGAGTCGGTTTCAGCTCCGCTGCCCGTCAAGGCGCAACCGTCGAAAAAGAATTCGACTGATTCGCCTGACGATGTGAAGGCTTTCGGAGTTTTGCTTTCAGGCACAGACCACAACGCATTCACCCGCCGCCGGTGGCATCCGGCCCTGATTGTCACCGCCGTCTTTTTACTGATCGCGGGTGTAGGTATCCCTTGGGCGTTGTACACACGCCAGCAGGCTGCTCGAAAGGCAAGCGAACCGACCACCGCGACCGTCACGACTCCAACACCCGTGGAAACTCCCACACCGGACGAGACTCAATTGGAAGTCGCACCGGCTACTGAGTCTTCAACGGATACCGAAGCCGCAGAGCTTGCGCGGCGTCAGCGCGAGGCGCGGCTGCGAGAACGCGCGAGACTCGAACAGGAATCGGCAGCCAAAGGGACCTCTGCTGCTGCTCAGCCTGGGAACCCAGCACCGCCGGCATCGAACAAAAGAGTCACGGTCCAGGTAACCTATGACGAGAACGGTCGAGTTACCGCGGCATCGGGCGGCGACGCAAATGCCTTGCGCATCGCGCGACAGAAACGTTTCCCGCCTGGTAAGCCAGGGTCGGCGACGATCACAATTCCGATTAACTAG
- a CDS encoding energy transducer TonB, translated as MTIKFGRILFLTFLLTTHALVVAAQSPMTAKGSGYQPQPTSAANENDRTRDGLLGPVRRIRTEVTKVSTTEGKLIENGKRVLLEAAEYDLKGVKTVNQYFPVAGAAPTGREVYKYDDKGNISEMTLMASDGSMVSKETYKYDYDSLGNWTKMTTSVAVVENGTVAFEPVEVTYRTISYYLDARMTNLLQPANTSASVKTPVTGATNGANTNPKPSPQQTLAPLQFSRRSPVTLTGQYGSPMFADVRTLSFTTNQKVPVDSAPPPPSPAPRTTVSRGVLNGAALSLPPPVYPDNARRARVEGTVDVEVVIDENGKVLSAKVISGPAALRDSAVQAAQRARFTPTKLSGQPVKVTGKIVYNFKLAN; from the coding sequence ATGACCATCAAATTCGGCAGAATTCTCTTTCTAACGTTCTTACTAACCACCCACGCTCTCGTGGTCGCAGCGCAAAGTCCGATGACGGCGAAAGGAAGCGGGTATCAACCGCAGCCGACCTCCGCCGCGAACGAAAACGATCGCACACGCGATGGCTTACTGGGACCAGTAAGACGCATTCGCACAGAAGTAACCAAAGTCAGCACGACCGAAGGAAAGCTGATTGAAAACGGCAAGCGTGTTTTGTTGGAAGCCGCTGAATACGATCTCAAGGGCGTGAAAACGGTAAATCAGTACTTTCCAGTTGCTGGGGCTGCTCCTACCGGCCGTGAAGTCTACAAGTACGACGATAAGGGCAATATCAGTGAGATGACCTTGATGGCATCCGATGGCTCGATGGTCAGTAAAGAGACTTACAAATACGACTACGACTCTCTTGGCAATTGGACGAAGATGACGACTTCAGTGGCGGTGGTTGAGAACGGCACGGTCGCTTTCGAACCGGTCGAAGTTACTTATCGAACCATCTCGTACTATTTGGACGCGAGAATGACGAACTTGCTGCAGCCCGCAAACACTTCAGCGTCCGTCAAGACTCCGGTCACCGGAGCGACAAATGGCGCCAATACAAATCCTAAGCCGTCGCCGCAGCAAACACTGGCGCCACTTCAATTCAGCCGTCGTTCGCCGGTCACCCTTACGGGACAGTATGGTTCGCCCATGTTCGCCGATGTGCGGACCCTATCGTTCACCACCAATCAGAAGGTTCCCGTCGACAGCGCCCCGCCGCCGCCGTCGCCGGCTCCGCGGACAACTGTTTCGCGTGGTGTGCTGAACGGCGCGGCGTTGAGTCTGCCGCCGCCGGTTTACCCGGATAACGCCCGCCGAGCAAGAGTCGAGGGTACAGTGGACGTAGAAGTGGTAATCGACGAGAACGGAAAAGTTTTGTCGGCGAAAGTCATTTCGGGCCCCGCGGCTCTCCGCGACAGCGCGGTCCAGGCGGCCCAACGGGCAAGGTTTACACCTACCAAGTTATCGGGACAGCCGGTGAAAGTCACCGGCAAAATCGTCTACAACTTCAAGTTGGCTAACTAG
- the dacB gene encoding D-alanyl-D-alanine carboxypeptidase/D-alanyl-D-alanine-endopeptidase — protein sequence MISARRFLVMLTATAVLIGGWLLATRASNDPQPAKTEPAISGSASNTSVSTSDSVLTKEIERIIEESDSAQARWGVFIASTRDGRVLSSRDGDRRFTPASNMKIFTTAVALDVLGADYRWRTSVYSVRPMDANGVVDGDLTLYGRGAPDFDSKAKGGLPALVDQLYERGLRRVRGGVIGDESYFRAENYAVGWQWNDLQWYYGAEPSALTIDENSVEVTIAPANKGGSAASVVVNPDDKYVRLTNNTTTGARDAITSIGIQRGLSSNELQVWGEFPASGRSFSAFLSVHDPALHAATIFKRLLTARGIQVEGDARSRDFRVAEADRFDPRTAVELANAESAPLAEIVRVTNKESNNLFAELLLRTLGKERGSTVPDPDPRRHATRGDDAAGAAVVKKWLSDHGVAVRDLAIHDGSGLSRLDLITPESAVGLLIAIARSSAAPAFRNSLPVAGRDGTLRGRLQTLGGRVSAKTGYLTYTHALSGYITVDGGEELAFSIICNDAAGRGHPGQVLDEIVRRIARSQRAGTPKAP from the coding sequence ATGATTAGCGCTCGACGTTTTCTGGTGATGCTGACGGCGACTGCCGTACTGATCGGCGGCTGGCTGCTGGCGACCAGGGCGTCGAACGACCCGCAACCTGCCAAAACGGAACCAGCAATAAGCGGCTCCGCAAGCAACACGTCCGTCTCAACGTCAGATTCCGTCCTCACAAAGGAAATCGAACGCATTATTGAGGAAAGCGATTCAGCGCAAGCGCGCTGGGGTGTGTTCATCGCGTCAACAAGGGATGGTCGCGTATTAAGTTCGCGCGATGGCGACCGACGGTTCACGCCGGCTTCGAACATGAAGATTTTTACCACAGCGGTGGCGCTCGACGTGCTCGGCGCGGACTATCGCTGGCGCACCTCGGTCTACTCCGTGCGGCCAATGGATGCGAATGGTGTAGTCGATGGCGATTTGACGTTGTATGGCCGCGGCGCGCCCGATTTTGATTCAAAAGCGAAAGGCGGCTTGCCGGCGCTGGTCGATCAACTTTACGAACGCGGTCTGCGTCGTGTGCGCGGCGGTGTCATCGGGGACGAGAGCTATTTTCGCGCTGAGAATTATGCCGTCGGTTGGCAGTGGAATGATCTCCAGTGGTATTACGGCGCGGAACCCAGCGCGTTGACGATCGATGAAAACAGCGTCGAAGTCACAATCGCTCCCGCTAACAAAGGCGGTTCGGCGGCAAGCGTAGTGGTGAACCCGGACGATAAGTATGTGCGGCTGACAAACAACACCACGACGGGCGCGCGCGACGCGATAACTTCAATCGGCATTCAGCGCGGCTTGTCGAGCAACGAATTGCAGGTTTGGGGAGAGTTTCCCGCCAGCGGCCGTTCATTCTCAGCGTTTCTTTCGGTCCACGATCCGGCGTTACATGCCGCCACGATCTTCAAGCGATTGTTGACCGCGCGCGGGATCCAGGTTGAGGGTGATGCGCGTTCTCGTGATTTTCGCGTCGCTGAAGCTGATCGATTCGATCCACGAACGGCGGTCGAGCTTGCCAACGCCGAGAGCGCGCCGCTAGCTGAAATCGTTCGTGTGACAAATAAAGAGAGCAACAACCTTTTCGCGGAATTGCTTCTCCGCACGCTCGGGAAAGAGCGCGGCTCGACCGTGCCTGATCCTGATCCGCGCAGACATGCGACGCGCGGCGACGATGCGGCCGGGGCGGCGGTGGTTAAGAAATGGTTGAGCGACCACGGCGTCGCAGTTCGTGACCTCGCGATTCATGACGGGTCAGGATTGTCGCGCCTGGATCTCATAACCCCGGAAAGTGCCGTTGGGTTGTTAATCGCTATCGCGCGGTCTTCAGCCGCACCCGCCTTCCGCAATTCTTTGCCGGTTGCAGGTCGCGATGGGACGTTAAGAGGTCGCCTGCAAACGCTGGGCGGAAGAGTCTCAGCCAAGACGGGGTATCTGACTTACACGCATGCCCTGTCGGGCTACATTACGGTGGATGGAGGCGAAGAACTCGCTTTCTCGATCATCTGTAACGACGCCGCGGGACGTGGCCATCCAGGTCAGGTTTTGGATGAAATTGTCCGCCGGATAGCCCGGTCCCAGAGGGCGGGAACGCCAAAAGCCCCTTAA
- a CDS encoding glycosyltransferase family 9 protein, with protein sequence MSFNPRSILVIDFGQLGDVVMSLPALSAIRTRFPEARITVAAGKPSSEIVELSGYADEIITVDRVALRDGFKPLSILRIFQVVGDVRRRQFDFVIDLHSFSETNLMGFLSGASKRLFARRPGRSWDFLANFKPKPPIDRNDPDQHLVDRYLDVLKPLGITDTPRIPKIKPRSQDYAAIDTLLRKAKAESGTPLVGLFPGAGHPSRAWPLDRWAGLADFLIRNDGVRPLVFIGPEERAVAQDMRRQFPSTSVFLEKLSIGELAAAQSRLAVFVSNDTGPVHIAAAVGAPIVVLIGRTTRHAYIPLATAERLIFSSGVHTIGVEEVYGATRELFSAGRMATLFAS encoded by the coding sequence ATGAGTTTCAATCCTCGCAGCATTCTAGTCATTGATTTCGGCCAGCTCGGCGACGTCGTCATGAGCCTGCCGGCGTTGAGTGCCATCCGCACACGTTTTCCCGAGGCGCGAATTACCGTTGCAGCCGGCAAGCCCAGCTCAGAGATCGTTGAGCTGTCGGGCTATGCCGATGAAATCATCACCGTCGATCGCGTGGCGCTGCGCGATGGCTTCAAGCCGCTTTCGATCTTGCGCATCTTTCAGGTCGTGGGTGATGTGCGCCGGCGACAATTCGACTTTGTCATCGACCTCCACAGCTTTTCCGAAACTAACTTAATGGGATTTCTTTCCGGCGCGTCGAAGCGGCTGTTCGCACGGCGGCCGGGGCGGTCATGGGACTTTCTCGCGAATTTCAAGCCGAAGCCACCCATCGATCGCAACGATCCGGATCAGCACCTGGTCGATCGATATTTGGACGTGCTGAAGCCGCTCGGAATCACGGATACGCCGCGCATTCCGAAAATCAAACCGCGGTCCCAGGACTATGCTGCAATCGATACCTTACTGCGGAAAGCGAAGGCCGAATCGGGGACGCCATTGGTGGGACTGTTTCCCGGCGCGGGCCATCCAAGCAGAGCCTGGCCGCTCGATCGATGGGCCGGGCTGGCCGATTTTCTAATCCGAAACGATGGTGTGCGGCCGCTCGTCTTTATTGGGCCGGAAGAGCGCGCGGTGGCTCAGGACATGCGGCGTCAATTTCCATCGACCAGTGTTTTCCTCGAAAAGCTTTCCATTGGGGAACTAGCTGCCGCCCAGTCGCGCTTGGCTGTTTTTGTTTCGAATGATACGGGGCCGGTCCATATTGCGGCGGCGGTCGGCGCTCCCATCGTGGTTTTGATCGGCAGAACGACGCGGCATGCTTACATTCCCCTGGCGACGGCGGAACGCCTCATTTTCAGCTCAGGGGTGCACACGATCGGCGTCGAGGAAGTTTACGGGGCAACGCGCGAACTGTTTTCCGCGGGCCGCATGGCGACCTTGTTCGCCAGTTAA
- a CDS encoding cation diffusion facilitator family transporter gives MTAHHHHHADHAHRHGRAQTSRRRLASVTLLTAVYMVAEAVGGWWTGSLALMADAGHMLADVAALSLALMAVWFGSRPATPVKTFGYHRLEILAALINGVVLILIALFIFYEAYLRWFAPTPVQSGVMTAVAAGGLAINLICARLLHSERHDDLNMRGAWLHIMSDALGSVGAIVAGVIITLSGWYAADALIGMLIGLLIVWSSWHLIREATNILLEGTPAHISLAAVEDAILETDGVSDVHDLHIWTITSGREALSAHVIHAEAISQPVLLKELRTKLHDRFGVDHLTLQMETPDFEDDTFHFCHAGTACFRSERE, from the coding sequence GTGACTGCTCATCACCATCATCACGCTGATCATGCGCATCGTCATGGCCGCGCGCAGACAAGCCGCCGGCGACTCGCCTCGGTGACGCTGCTCACGGCGGTGTACATGGTCGCTGAAGCGGTGGGTGGCTGGTGGACCGGTTCGCTCGCTTTGATGGCCGACGCAGGCCACATGCTTGCCGACGTCGCGGCGCTGTCGCTTGCGTTGATGGCCGTGTGGTTTGGCTCGCGTCCGGCGACGCCCGTAAAGACTTTTGGATATCACCGGCTTGAAATTCTTGCGGCACTCATCAATGGCGTCGTCCTGATTCTCATTGCGCTGTTCATTTTTTACGAAGCCTACCTGCGGTGGTTTGCGCCGACCCCGGTGCAGAGCGGAGTGATGACTGCGGTCGCGGCCGGCGGCCTCGCGATCAATCTGATCTGCGCGCGGCTGCTGCATAGCGAACGTCACGATGATTTGAACATGCGGGGCGCCTGGCTCCACATCATGAGCGACGCGCTGGGTTCAGTCGGCGCAATTGTCGCCGGTGTGATCATTACTCTGTCAGGGTGGTACGCGGCGGATGCGCTCATCGGCATGCTGATTGGGCTGCTCATCGTGTGGAGTTCGTGGCACTTGATCCGCGAAGCCACGAATATCCTGCTGGAAGGAACGCCCGCGCACATTAGTCTCGCCGCTGTCGAAGACGCGATCCTGGAAACGGACGGAGTCTCAGACGTTCACGATCTGCACATCTGGACCATAACTTCCGGTCGCGAGGCGTTGAGTGCCCATGTCATTCACGCCGAGGCGATTTCACAGCCGGTGCTGTTAAAAGAGCTGCGGACCAAACTACACGATCGTTTCGGCGTCGATCACTTAACGTTGCAGATGGAAACGCCCGACTTCGAAGACGACACCTTTCACTTCTGTCACGCCGGCACCGCCTGCTTTAGATCGGAACGAGAGTGA
- the larA gene encoding nickel-dependent lactate racemase, which yields MPTIEFGYGRNAISFDYDPARFEVLAPKVHAAPLTDGEIGDAIDNPIDSPPLAELIDAGDTVLIVASDATRATGSAQIINLLVRRLIQFGVFPSDIAVIFATGIHRAVRDHEKAELLTPFIAQRIRTIHHDAQDHRNLVQIGLTDHGTPIEVNSALKEFSKVILTGAVGFHYFAGFTGGRKSICPGLASARTIEATHMLALDFERGGRRAGVGSGLLKGNAVSEECERVAALINPAFLVNTIVDERGRPEQVFAGDWRTAHERACEAYTATHSQTIAEKRDLVIVSCGGAPYDINMIQAHKALDMAAHACVDGGTIVLLAECSDGLGRPDFLKWFEAEDSRALETRLREHYEVNGQTAWALLTKTERFRIHIVTELPEPDVRRMRMVPASSIESVLAEIPQTATGYLMPRGAALLPLANQSVEKP from the coding sequence ATGCCCACCATTGAATTCGGTTACGGCCGCAATGCAATCAGCTTCGACTACGACCCGGCGCGATTCGAGGTTCTCGCTCCCAAGGTTCACGCTGCGCCACTGACTGACGGCGAGATCGGCGACGCAATCGACAATCCGATTGACTCACCACCGCTCGCGGAACTAATCGACGCCGGCGACACGGTGCTAATTGTCGCGTCCGATGCCACGCGCGCCACCGGCAGCGCCCAGATAATCAATCTGCTCGTTCGGCGTCTGATTCAATTCGGAGTTTTCCCTTCCGATATCGCGGTCATTTTCGCCACCGGGATTCACCGGGCGGTGCGCGACCACGAGAAGGCCGAGTTGCTAACGCCTTTCATTGCGCAGCGCATCCGCACGATCCATCACGACGCCCAGGATCACAGGAACCTCGTTCAAATCGGATTGACGGACCACGGAACGCCTATCGAAGTGAATAGCGCACTGAAGGAGTTCTCGAAAGTGATCCTCACCGGCGCGGTTGGGTTTCACTACTTCGCGGGATTTACTGGCGGCCGCAAATCCATCTGTCCCGGCCTCGCGTCGGCGCGCACAATCGAAGCGACGCACATGCTGGCGTTGGACTTTGAACGCGGTGGGCGCCGGGCCGGGGTCGGCTCGGGTTTGTTGAAAGGCAATGCGGTGAGCGAGGAATGCGAGCGAGTCGCGGCCCTGATCAATCCAGCCTTTCTCGTTAACACCATCGTTGATGAGCGCGGCCGGCCCGAGCAAGTCTTCGCGGGAGATTGGCGAACCGCGCACGAGCGCGCGTGCGAGGCTTACACGGCGACTCACTCGCAAACGATTGCCGAGAAGCGTGATTTAGTTATCGTCAGTTGCGGCGGCGCGCCTTACGACATCAACATGATTCAGGCGCACAAAGCCCTCGACATGGCTGCCCACGCGTGCGTTGATGGCGGCACGATAGTCTTGCTGGCGGAATGTAGCGATGGATTGGGCCGGCCGGACTTTCTGAAATGGTTTGAAGCTGAAGATTCGCGCGCGCTGGAGACGCGTCTGCGCGAGCACTACGAAGTAAACGGCCAGACCGCCTGGGCTTTGCTGACGAAGACGGAACGCTTTCGCATTCATATCGTCACGGAGCTGCCGGAACCAGACGTGCGACGCATGCGCATGGTTCCCGCATCATCGATCGAGTCAGTTCTGGCTGAGATTCCCCAAACCGCGACGGGTTACCTCATGCCGCGCGGCGCTGCGCTGTTGCCGCTGGCGAATCAATCAGTGGAAAAACCTTGA